The following coding sequences are from one Shumkonia mesophila window:
- a CDS encoding ABC transporter permease: MNAAAVSRSRLSPITRRRLHNFRANRRGFWSLWIFLAIFVVSLCAEFVANDKPFLVYFDGSVYTPIFKAYPETTFGGDFETATDYKDPYVRGLIDAKGWMIWPLIKYDHQTVAWDLPMPAPSPPSAEHWLGTDDQARDVVARLIYGFRISVLFGLVLSLGSTVIGVAAGAAQGYFGGWTDLLFQRFIEIWSGLPTLYLLIILASVVEPNFWWLLGIMLLFSWMALVDVVRAEFLRARNLDYVRAARALGVSNLKIMFKHILPNAMVATMTFLPFILAGSVTTLTALDFIGFGLPAGSASLGELLAQGKANLQAPWLGLTGFFSIAVMLSLLIFIGEAVRDAFDPRKVFAAPPAKEDASGRPATPDSAKAAS; this comes from the coding sequence ATGAACGCCGCCGCCGTATCCCGGTCGCGCCTTTCCCCGATCACCCGGCGACGACTGCACAATTTCCGCGCCAACCGCCGCGGCTTCTGGTCGCTGTGGATCTTCCTGGCCATTTTCGTGGTCAGCCTGTGCGCCGAATTCGTCGCCAACGACAAGCCGTTTCTGGTCTACTTCGACGGCTCCGTGTACACGCCGATCTTCAAGGCCTACCCCGAAACCACGTTCGGAGGCGACTTCGAAACGGCAACCGACTACAAGGATCCTTACGTGCGCGGCCTCATCGACGCCAAGGGTTGGATGATCTGGCCCCTGATCAAGTACGATCACCAGACCGTCGCCTGGGACCTGCCGATGCCCGCGCCCTCGCCGCCCAGCGCCGAGCACTGGCTGGGGACCGATGATCAGGCCCGCGACGTCGTCGCCCGCCTGATATACGGCTTTCGCATCTCGGTGCTGTTCGGCCTGGTGCTGTCTCTCGGTTCCACGGTAATCGGCGTGGCGGCCGGCGCCGCGCAGGGTTACTTCGGCGGCTGGACCGATCTGCTGTTCCAGCGCTTCATCGAGATCTGGTCCGGGCTGCCGACGCTTTACCTGCTGATCATCCTGGCCAGCGTGGTGGAGCCCAATTTCTGGTGGCTTTTGGGTATCATGCTGTTGTTTTCCTGGATGGCGCTGGTCGACGTGGTGCGGGCCGAATTTCTGCGCGCCCGCAATCTCGACTACGTACGCGCCGCCCGCGCCTTGGGCGTTTCCAACCTCAAGATCATGTTCAAGCACATCCTGCCCAACGCCATGGTGGCGACCATGACCTTCCTGCCTTTCATCCTGGCGGGCTCGGTCACCACGCTGACGGCGCTCGACTTCATCGGCTTCGGCCTGCCGGCCGGCTCGGCCTCGCTGGGCGAACTGCTGGCCCAAGGCAAGGCCAACCTGCAGGCCCCGTGGCTGGGGTTAACCGGCTTCTTCTCGATCGCCGTCATGCTGAGCCTCCTGATCTTCATCGGCGAGGCCGTGCGCGACGCCTTCGATCCCCGCAAGGTTTTCGCCGCCCCGCCCGCCAAGGAGGACGCCAGCGGCCGCCCGGCCACCCCCGATAGCGCAAAGGCCGCCTCATGA
- a CDS encoding undecaprenyl-diphosphate phosphatase, giving the protein MDILHVAVLALVQGVTEFLPVGSSADLAVVSPLAGWLNRGPAIELAVHLGVLGAVAAYLWRDLWAMAVGVFRYFTGRRGGASGVRLAFQLAIATLPLIAAGFLFERYLPGGIASVRVVGWSMLGFGIALFMADHSGMTIRRVEHLALSDAVVIGIAQMAALVPGAGRPVVTMLAARLLGFERIDAARFSMLLSIPALLGLVVVKGIGLVSLPDGQISGAAVMAALLSFVAALIAIAVLMAWLRRSTFAPFVIYRVAVGIALLALGYGWGL; this is encoded by the coding sequence GTGGATATTCTACATGTTGCGGTGTTGGCCCTCGTCCAGGGGGTTACTGAATTCCTGCCGGTCGGTTCGTCGGCCGATCTGGCGGTGGTATCCCCGCTAGCCGGATGGCTGAACCGGGGGCCGGCCATCGAACTGGCTGTCCATCTGGGCGTGCTGGGCGCCGTGGCGGCCTATCTGTGGCGCGACCTGTGGGCGATGGCGGTGGGGGTTTTCCGCTATTTCACCGGCCGGCGCGGCGGCGCCAGCGGGGTGCGTCTGGCCTTTCAGTTGGCGATCGCCACCCTTCCCCTCATCGCCGCCGGCTTTTTGTTCGAGCGCTATCTGCCGGGCGGCATCGCCAGCGTGCGGGTGGTGGGGTGGTCGATGCTGGGCTTCGGCATCGCCCTTTTCATGGCCGACCATTCCGGCATGACCATCCGCCGGGTCGAACACCTGGCGCTCAGCGACGCCGTGGTCATCGGCATCGCCCAGATGGCGGCTCTGGTGCCCGGGGCCGGCCGCCCGGTCGTCACCATGCTGGCTGCCCGCCTGCTGGGGTTCGAGCGGATCGACGCCGCGCGTTTCTCGATGCTGCTGTCCATTCCGGCCCTGCTCGGCCTCGTCGTCGTCAAGGGGATCGGCCTGGTGTCGTTGCCGGACGGCCAGATCTCCGGCGCCGCCGTCATGGCCGCCCTTCTCAGCTTCGTGGCGGCGCTGATCGCCATTGCTGTGCTGATGGCCTGGCTTCGGCGCTCCACCTTCGCGCCCTTTGTCATCTACCGCGTGGCGGTGGGCATCGCCCTGCTCGCTCTCGGCTACGGCTGGGGCCTCTGA
- a CDS encoding 2-hydroxyacid dehydrogenase, whose protein sequence is MAILFMSTHAGDAEDYLPLLKGHLPDQDIRVWPDAVGDPADIEIAVIAVPAPGVLAGLPNLKAVLSLWAGVDSLLGDPTFPRHIPLARMVDPLLGVDMTHFAIHWVLHFHRGLHRYAALQGRAEWHPVAYPEAAERRVGIMGLGVLGSDAALKLASLGFAVAGWDALAKSLAGVETFAGAGRLSDFLKRTEILVVLLPLTPETRGIVNAETLAALPRGAFLISLARGGHIIEADLLAALDSGHLSMALLDAFRHEPLKADHPFWHHPKVIVTPHVASHTTPRTAAAEIAVDVRRLLSGGMPRHLVDVTRGY, encoded by the coding sequence ATGGCCATTCTGTTCATGAGCACGCACGCCGGCGACGCCGAGGACTACCTGCCGCTGCTGAAGGGCCATCTGCCCGACCAGGACATCCGGGTGTGGCCCGACGCCGTCGGCGATCCGGCCGACATCGAGATTGCCGTCATCGCGGTCCCGGCGCCGGGCGTGCTGGCCGGGCTGCCCAACCTCAAGGCCGTGCTGTCGTTGTGGGCCGGCGTCGATTCCCTGCTCGGCGATCCCACCTTTCCCCGCCACATCCCGCTGGCCCGCATGGTCGACCCGCTGCTCGGCGTCGACATGACCCACTTCGCCATCCACTGGGTGCTGCACTTCCACCGCGGGCTGCACCGCTACGCCGCCCTGCAGGGACGGGCCGAGTGGCATCCGGTGGCCTATCCCGAGGCGGCGGAAAGACGGGTCGGCATCATGGGACTTGGCGTGCTGGGCAGCGACGCCGCGCTTAAGCTCGCCTCCCTGGGCTTCGCGGTCGCCGGCTGGGACGCGCTTGCGAAATCGCTGGCCGGCGTCGAGACCTTCGCCGGCGCCGGGCGGCTTTCGGATTTCCTGAAGCGCACCGAGATCCTGGTCGTGCTGTTGCCGCTGACCCCCGAAACGCGGGGCATCGTCAACGCCGAGACCCTGGCGGCGTTGCCGCGGGGGGCCTTCCTGATCAGCCTGGCCCGGGGCGGCCACATCATCGAGGCCGACCTGCTGGCGGCCCTCGATTCGGGCCACCTCTCGATGGCCCTGCTCGACGCCTTCCGCCACGAGCCCTTGAAAGCGGACCATCCGTTCTGGCACCACCCCAAGGTCATCGTCACGCCCCACGTCGCCAGCCATACGACGCCGCGCACGGCGGCGGCTGAAATCGCCGTCGACGTCAGGCGGCTGCTGTCAGGAGGGATGCCGCGCCACCTGGTGGACGTCACGCGCGGATACTGA
- a CDS encoding ABC transporter ATP-binding protein, with the protein MSPLLDVTDLHTSFGRGEREVKAVRGISFSVNKGESVALVGESGSGKSVTALSVLQLLPYPQAHHPAGSVVFAGEELLGAGRARLRALRGNRIAMIFQEPLSSLNPLHSIERQISEVLFVHKMMSRRQAHERVEELLRLVGLEEGIARLDALPHEFSGGQQQRVMIAMALANEPDLLIADEPTTALDVTVQAQILKLLRELQAKLGMALLLITHDLGIVRHMAERVCVMNDGEIVEQGKAEDIFSRPAHPYTQRLLAAEPSGRPQPADGAAAEIMRADDAKVWFPIRKGLLRRTVDHVKAVDGITLSVRAGQTLGVVGESGSGKSTLGRALLRLERSEGAIVFKGENLQGRSWKALRPLRRHMQMVFQDPYGSLSPRLSIGQIIEEGLLVHGLGGSRDERRALIGGALEEVGLKADMQDRYPHEFSGGQRQRISIARALALRPEFIVLDEPTSALDMSVQAQIVDLLRDLQRRHGIAYVFISHDLKVVRALAHDVIVMRRGQVVESGRADAVFADPKQPYTRALMAAAFDLKADDSGVVAT; encoded by the coding sequence ATGAGCCCGCTGCTCGACGTCACCGACCTCCACACCTCGTTCGGCCGCGGCGAGCGCGAGGTCAAGGCCGTGCGCGGCATCTCGTTTTCCGTGAACAAGGGCGAAAGCGTCGCCCTGGTCGGCGAGAGCGGCTCGGGCAAGTCGGTGACGGCGCTGTCGGTCCTTCAGTTGCTGCCCTATCCGCAGGCCCACCACCCGGCGGGCAGCGTCGTCTTCGCCGGCGAGGAGCTGCTGGGGGCCGGCCGGGCCCGCCTGCGGGCGCTGCGCGGCAACCGCATCGCCATGATCTTCCAGGAGCCGCTGTCCTCGCTCAACCCGCTGCACAGCATCGAGCGGCAGATCAGCGAGGTGCTGTTCGTCCACAAGATGATGAGCCGGCGCCAGGCCCACGAGCGGGTCGAGGAGCTGCTCCGCCTGGTCGGCCTGGAGGAGGGAATCGCCCGCCTCGACGCCCTGCCTCACGAGTTCTCGGGCGGCCAGCAGCAGCGCGTCATGATCGCCATGGCGCTGGCCAACGAGCCCGACCTTTTGATCGCCGACGAACCGACCACCGCGCTCGACGTCACCGTGCAGGCCCAGATCCTCAAGCTTCTCCGGGAATTGCAGGCCAAGCTCGGCATGGCGCTGCTGCTGATCACCCACGATCTGGGCATCGTGCGCCACATGGCCGAGCGGGTGTGCGTGATGAACGACGGCGAGATCGTCGAGCAGGGCAAGGCCGAGGACATCTTCTCGCGCCCGGCCCATCCCTATACGCAGCGCCTTCTCGCCGCCGAGCCTTCCGGGCGGCCGCAGCCGGCCGACGGCGCGGCGGCCGAAATCATGCGGGCCGACGATGCCAAGGTGTGGTTCCCCATCCGCAAAGGCCTGCTGCGCCGCACCGTCGATCACGTCAAGGCGGTGGACGGGATCACTCTGTCGGTCAGGGCCGGCCAGACACTGGGCGTGGTCGGCGAAAGCGGCTCGGGCAAAAGCACGCTGGGCCGGGCCCTTCTGCGCCTGGAAAGGAGCGAGGGCGCCATCGTCTTCAAGGGCGAGAACCTGCAGGGCCGTTCATGGAAGGCGCTGCGGCCGCTGCGCCGGCACATGCAGATGGTTTTCCAGGACCCTTACGGCAGCCTGAGCCCACGCCTTTCGATCGGCCAGATCATCGAGGAGGGGCTGCTGGTTCACGGCCTCGGCGGTTCGCGGGACGAGCGCCGCGCCCTGATCGGCGGGGCGCTCGAAGAGGTGGGGCTCAAGGCCGACATGCAGGACCGCTATCCCCACGAGTTCTCGGGCGGCCAGCGCCAGCGCATCTCGATCGCCCGCGCGCTGGCCCTGCGCCCCGAGTTCATCGTGCTCGACGAACCGACCAGCGCGCTCGACATGTCGGTGCAGGCGCAGATCGTCGACCTGCTGCGCGACCTTCAGCGGCGCCACGGCATCGCCTACGTGTTCATCAGCCACGACCTCAAGGTGGTGCGCGCGCTGGCCCACGACGTCATCGTCATGCGCCGCGGCCAAGTGGTCGAGTCGGGACGGGCCGACGCCGTGTTCGCCGATCCCAAGCAGCCCTACACGCGCGCCCTGATGGCCGCCGCCTTCGACCTCAAGGCCGATGACAGCGGCGTCGTCGCCACCTAA
- a CDS encoding glutamate synthase subunit beta has translation MGKPTGFVEFRRQDHAYEPASDRIRHFEEFILPMEDSDASRQGARCMDCGIPFCHSGCPVNNIIPEWNDLVYRNRWREASDVLHSTNNFPEFTGRVCPAPCEQACTLNLNSEPVTIKTIECSIVDKAWKEGWIRPLIPTHRSGKRVAVVGSGPSGMACAQQLARAGHRVIVFEKNARAGGLLRYGIPDFKMNKRLIDRRMGQMQAEGVRFLPGVHVGVTFPAEQLLKDYDAVVLAGGSEKPRDLPVPGRELRGIHYAMEFLTQQNKRIAHEYLRNLEPITAQDKRVIVLGGGDTGSDCIGTSVRQGARWVTQFEILPQPPAQENKLMTWPNWPLKLMTSSSQEEGCRREWTVATKRFLGEDGRVTGLEAVRVEWRKDDSGRMVMEEVPGSTFVVKADLVLLAMGFVHPVHEGMLKEIGIGLNARGNVDANTQDYRTSVDKVFAAGDMRRGQSLVVWAIREGRQCARAVDEYLMGTTVLPR, from the coding sequence ATGGGTAAGCCAACTGGATTTGTCGAGTTTCGACGGCAGGACCATGCCTACGAGCCGGCCAGCGACCGCATCCGCCATTTCGAGGAGTTCATCCTCCCGATGGAGGACAGCGACGCCAGCCGCCAGGGTGCGCGCTGCATGGATTGCGGCATCCCCTTTTGTCACTCGGGATGTCCGGTCAACAACATCATCCCCGAGTGGAACGATCTGGTGTACCGGAACCGTTGGCGCGAGGCGTCCGACGTCCTGCACTCGACCAACAACTTCCCGGAATTCACCGGCCGCGTCTGCCCGGCGCCGTGCGAGCAGGCCTGCACGCTGAACCTGAACAGCGAGCCGGTCACCATCAAGACCATCGAGTGCTCGATCGTCGACAAGGCCTGGAAGGAAGGATGGATTCGGCCGCTGATCCCGACCCACCGTTCCGGCAAGCGGGTGGCCGTGGTCGGTTCCGGCCCGTCCGGCATGGCCTGCGCCCAGCAGCTGGCCCGGGCCGGCCATCGCGTCATCGTCTTCGAGAAGAACGCCAGGGCCGGCGGGCTGCTGCGCTATGGCATTCCCGACTTCAAGATGAACAAGCGGCTGATCGACCGCCGCATGGGCCAGATGCAGGCCGAGGGCGTGCGCTTCCTGCCCGGCGTCCACGTCGGAGTCACCTTTCCGGCCGAGCAGCTGCTCAAGGACTATGACGCGGTAGTGCTGGCCGGCGGTTCCGAAAAGCCGCGCGACCTGCCGGTACCGGGCCGCGAGCTGCGCGGCATCCACTACGCCATGGAGTTCCTGACCCAGCAGAACAAGCGGATCGCCCACGAATACCTGCGCAACCTGGAGCCCATCACCGCCCAGGACAAGCGGGTGATCGTGCTGGGCGGCGGCGATACCGGGTCGGACTGCATCGGCACCTCGGTCCGTCAGGGCGCCCGCTGGGTGACCCAATTCGAGATCCTGCCGCAGCCGCCGGCCCAGGAAAACAAGCTGATGACCTGGCCCAACTGGCCGTTGAAGCTGATGACCTCGTCCTCCCAGGAAGAGGGCTGCCGGCGCGAGTGGACGGTGGCCACCAAGCGCTTCCTGGGCGAGGACGGTCGCGTCACCGGGCTCGAGGCGGTGCGCGTCGAATGGCGCAAGGACGACAGCGGCCGCATGGTCATGGAAGAGGTGCCGGGCAGCACCTTCGTGGTCAAGGCCGACCTCGTGCTGCTGGCCATGGGCTTCGTCCATCCGGTCCACGAGGGGATGCTCAAGGAAATCGGCATCGGCCTCAACGCCCGGGGCAATGTCGACGCCAACACCCAGGACTATCGCACCAGCGTGGACAAGGTGTTCGCCGCCGGCGACATGCGGCGCGGCCAGTCCCTGGTGGTGTGGGCGATCCGCGAGGGGCGCCAGTGCGCCCGCGCCGTCGACGAATACCTGATGGGGACCACCGTTCTTCCCCGCTAG